Proteins encoded within one genomic window of Lysinibacillus sphaericus:
- a CDS encoding acyltransferase family protein, with the protein MDCLEMAGGKMKPVVKEIFLLRFVACLGIVLMHSVTLGLDLFDIEKNTIYIVLTSIQLALMFGTPVFIFISEFVIAYSYPHQLPKKFYKKRFNYIFLPFIFIGFLDAAFHSISMTNVEFDKKIILNFFEGDFHGYFIVIVFQFYFLHPLFVKFVVSKYRAYQVIMTACLVNFSYLAVFNFFDPFRYLSFLPYLEVEWNVLNKMPFPAWIAYFVVAYYCGKNYEQFLLILQRLRYFLPSVGILTLGILLASQWSGLITEVHSKRIDVIPYTLSVAFLLFYIANKVRHMPKFVIFISRYSFGIYLLHPLFIILLKTIFIKFIDDVSVFTVIITTFLCSTICSICATYLLNKWRFGPYLVGQVHAEESLANDKKTAGKTKQVLHQR; encoded by the coding sequence ATGGATTGCTTAGAAATGGCAGGTGGAAAAATGAAGCCAGTTGTGAAGGAAATATTTTTACTAAGGTTTGTCGCCTGTTTAGGAATTGTTTTAATGCATAGTGTCACTTTAGGGTTGGACTTGTTCGATATAGAGAAAAATACAATATATATTGTACTAACATCTATTCAATTAGCATTGATGTTTGGAACACCTGTCTTTATTTTTATTTCGGAGTTTGTTATTGCTTATTCCTATCCACATCAACTGCCAAAAAAATTTTATAAAAAACGTTTTAACTATATTTTTCTTCCGTTTATTTTTATCGGTTTTTTGGATGCGGCTTTTCATTCAATAAGCATGACTAATGTTGAATTTGATAAGAAGATTATTTTAAATTTTTTTGAAGGTGATTTCCACGGGTATTTTATCGTGATCGTCTTTCAGTTTTATTTTTTACATCCATTATTTGTGAAATTTGTTGTATCCAAATACCGTGCTTACCAAGTGATTATGACGGCATGTCTTGTTAATTTTTCTTACCTTGCAGTCTTTAATTTTTTCGATCCTTTTCGGTATTTATCGTTCCTTCCTTATCTAGAAGTGGAATGGAATGTGTTAAATAAGATGCCATTTCCTGCTTGGATTGCCTATTTTGTCGTAGCTTATTATTGCGGTAAAAACTATGAGCAGTTTTTATTGATACTCCAGCGATTGCGTTATTTCCTACCGAGTGTAGGTATACTTACACTCGGTATATTACTCGCCAGTCAATGGTCTGGCTTGATTACTGAAGTTCACTCCAAGAGGATTGATGTAATCCCCTATACATTGAGCGTAGCCTTTCTATTGTTCTATATTGCAAATAAAGTAAGGCACATGCCTAAGTTTGTTATTTTTATTAGCCGTTACTCATTTGGGATTTATTTACTACATCCTCTTTTTATTATTTTACTAAAAACTATTTTTATAAAATTTATAGATGATGTAAGTGTATTTACTGTTATTATCACTACATTTTTATGCAGCACGATATGTTCTATCTGTGCTACGTATTTACTGAATAAATGGCGGTTTGGTCCTTATTTAGTAGGGCAAGTACATGCGGAAGAAAGCTTAGCCAACGACAAAAAAACTGCTGGTAAAACAAAACAGGTACTTCATCAACGTTAA
- a CDS encoding TIGR00282 family metallophosphoesterase, with amino-acid sequence MKVIFIGDIVGSIGRDAVEKYLPRLKKKFSPDVVIANGENAAAGRGITRNIYNDLLQMGVDVITMGNHTWDNKDIFDFIDDADYLIRPANFSSEAPGKGMVQIAKNGVTLSVINLHGRVFLPPHEDPFAMAEQLIEEARKTSPLVFVDFHAEATSEKIALGWHLDGKASAVVGTHTHVQTADARIYPNGTAYITDVGMTGPYDEILGMTKESVIYKFQTNMPSRFEVPKKGRDVLSGFFVEIDDKTGKALRCERIYINEDYPFQA; translated from the coding sequence ATGAAAGTAATTTTTATTGGAGATATCGTCGGTTCAATTGGCCGAGATGCGGTAGAAAAATATTTACCACGATTAAAAAAGAAGTTTAGTCCAGATGTTGTCATTGCAAATGGTGAAAATGCAGCAGCAGGTCGTGGGATTACACGTAATATTTATAATGATTTATTACAAATGGGTGTAGATGTTATTACTATGGGTAACCACACTTGGGATAATAAAGATATTTTTGATTTTATTGATGATGCTGATTATTTAATTCGACCTGCGAACTTTTCGTCTGAGGCACCGGGTAAGGGCATGGTGCAAATTGCGAAAAATGGCGTTACATTATCGGTTATTAATTTACACGGTCGTGTATTTTTGCCACCGCATGAAGATCCGTTTGCAATGGCTGAACAATTGATTGAAGAAGCTCGTAAAACGTCACCGCTTGTATTTGTGGATTTCCACGCAGAAGCGACAAGCGAAAAAATAGCGCTTGGATGGCACTTGGATGGTAAGGCATCGGCAGTCGTTGGAACGCATACGCATGTGCAAACAGCAGATGCACGCATTTATCCTAACGGTACTGCTTATATTACAGACGTAGGTATGACTGGCCCGTATGATGAAATTTTAGGCATGACAAAGGAAAGTGTAATTTACAAGTTCCAAACAAATATGCCGTCTCGTTTTGAAGTACCGAAAAAGGGTCGTGATGTGTTAAGTGGCTTTTTTGTTGAGATTGATGACAAGACAGGAAAGGCATTGCGTTGTGAAAGAATTTATATTAATGAGGACTATCCGTTTCAGGCGTAA
- a CDS encoding stage V sporulation protein S, which yields MDSLKVSSRSNPNSVAGALVAVIREKGQAEMQAVGAGALNQAVKAVAIARGFVAPSGTDLICAPAFADILIAGEERTALKLLVEKRVR from the coding sequence GTGGATTCATTAAAAGTATCGTCACGCTCTAATCCAAATTCAGTTGCAGGTGCATTAGTCGCGGTAATAAGAGAAAAAGGGCAAGCAGAAATGCAGGCAGTTGGGGCAGGTGCACTTAACCAAGCCGTAAAAGCAGTGGCCATTGCACGCGGATTTGTAGCGCCAAGTGGCACAGATTTAATTTGCGCTCCGGCGTTTGCCGATATTTTGATTGCAGGCGAAGAACGTACAGCCTTAAAGCTGCTAGTAGAAAAACGTGTTCGATAA